The proteins below come from a single Dethiosulfovibrio peptidovorans genomic window:
- a CDS encoding MFS transporter: MRIRNHPILAWCLYDAGNSAFATTIMAVIFPVFFQKIAAAPLTPSLATAYWGYASSLGLLISAMAAPFLGSIADGQAIRKFILVLCTAVGALASMAMGLVGPGNWPLALTLLVVGSVGFSGASVCYDSLLPHLVPQAQLDQVSSAGYAMGYLGGGTLLGLNLITMTLLPGLPGVQLSFVSVGLWWLAFTFPLAIAVPEPPRNRDGSRSLGDAVRSLRQTFREIRRYRDAFTFLVAFWLYNDGIGTVIRMAAIFGAQVGIASRTLISALLVTQFVGIPCALLLGHIAKKIGSKKTLSVALIWYLVVAGGAYAMTKRWHFWALAIAVGAVQGGAQAISRSLYASMLPPSRSAEFFGLYDVSSKFAGILGPAAFGVITQITGSPRTAILAVGSTFLAGLVLLAFVDVDRGRQWGVVKVTDED; this comes from the coding sequence ATGAGGATCCGAAACCATCCCATACTGGCCTGGTGTCTCTACGACGCAGGCAACTCAGCCTTCGCCACGACTATCATGGCCGTTATTTTCCCAGTTTTCTTTCAAAAGATCGCAGCCGCACCTCTCACCCCGTCTTTGGCCACAGCTTACTGGGGCTACGCTTCGTCTTTAGGCCTCCTGATCAGTGCCATGGCGGCGCCTTTTCTGGGTTCCATCGCCGATGGACAGGCGATCAGGAAGTTCATCCTTGTCCTGTGTACAGCCGTCGGGGCCCTCGCTTCCATGGCGATGGGGCTCGTTGGCCCCGGCAACTGGCCCTTGGCTTTGACGCTTTTGGTTGTGGGATCCGTGGGATTCTCCGGTGCCTCCGTCTGCTACGACTCACTGCTCCCCCATCTGGTTCCCCAGGCACAACTCGATCAGGTCTCCAGCGCCGGGTACGCCATGGGCTATCTCGGAGGAGGAACCCTTCTCGGGCTCAATCTGATCACGATGACTCTGCTTCCAGGACTTCCGGGCGTACAGCTCTCTTTCGTATCAGTCGGCCTCTGGTGGCTGGCCTTCACGTTTCCTCTCGCCATCGCTGTCCCTGAACCACCTCGAAACAGGGACGGGAGCAGGTCTTTAGGAGATGCTGTCCGGTCCCTGAGACAAACCTTCAGGGAAATTCGCCGATACAGAGATGCTTTTACGTTTCTCGTCGCTTTCTGGCTGTACAACGACGGCATCGGCACGGTGATCCGAATGGCGGCGATCTTTGGAGCACAGGTGGGGATCGCCTCCCGAACACTGATCTCCGCCCTTCTCGTGACACAGTTCGTCGGTATCCCCTGTGCCCTGCTTCTCGGACATATCGCAAAGAAGATCGGAAGCAAGAAAACCCTCTCAGTCGCCCTCATCTGGTATCTTGTGGTCGCCGGTGGAGCGTACGCCATGACCAAGCGGTGGCATTTCTGGGCCCTGGCCATCGCCGTTGGAGCAGTACAGGGCGGAGCCCAAGCCATCAGCCGGAGCCTCTACGCGTCCATGCTCCCCCCAAGCAGGAGTGCCGAATTTTTTGGACTCTACGACGTCTCGAGCAAGTTCGCCGGCATCCTGGGACCGGCAGCCTTTGGGGTTATCACCCAGATTACAGGATCACCCAGAACAGCTATCCTGGCCGTGGGCAGCACGTTCCTGGCGGGGCTTGTTCTCCTGGCATTTGTAGATGTCGACAGAGGCCGGCAATGGGGCGTAGTAAAAGTCACAGATGAAGATTAA
- a CDS encoding cytidine deaminase produces the protein MKRQRPDWDSYFIKIAQTVAERATCLRRRYGAVIVKDNVILSTGYNGACRGEPNCDDVGFCRREALKVPKGQRYELCVAVHAEQNAIINGDPEKMNGATIYVAGFNVADGSFAAGDPCMLCRRMIKNARILRVVCQNSDGSISSRAAEDMEEPSFEEVL, from the coding sequence ATGAAACGTCAACGTCCCGATTGGGATAGTTACTTTATTAAGATCGCCCAGACTGTGGCCGAGCGAGCTACCTGTCTGAGACGTCGGTACGGCGCCGTGATCGTCAAAGACAACGTGATCCTCAGTACTGGCTATAATGGCGCCTGTCGGGGAGAACCTAACTGTGATGATGTGGGATTTTGCCGGAGGGAAGCGCTCAAGGTACCTAAGGGACAACGATATGAGCTGTGCGTGGCGGTCCACGCGGAGCAAAACGCTATTATCAACGGTGATCCGGAAAAAATGAACGGCGCTACAATCTACGTGGCGGGATTCAACGTGGCGGATGGGTCATTTGCAGCAGGGGACCCCTGTATGCTGTGTCGACGTATGATCAAAAATGCAAGAATACTGCGAGTAGTGTGTCAGAATTCCGATGGTTCCATATCGTCTCGGGCTGCCGAGGATATGGAGGAGCCTTCGTTCGAGGAGGTTCTCTGA
- a CDS encoding hydrolase: MAVDRDRAFSLLREYNKDEGHLRHALAVEACMRHFACKAGEDEDLWGVVGLLHDLDWEMVSQEHPEKHTAVAAEILEKEGYPEEIVRAIQSHGWGICSDVEPRSTMEKTLYTVDELTGLIMTCALVRPSRSLSDLTVKSVKKKWKDKRFAAGVDRKLIERGAAMMDIEISELIGEVIQAMCPVQSHLGLQETNGD; encoded by the coding sequence GTGGCTGTTGATCGAGATCGGGCGTTCTCGTTGCTTCGGGAGTACAACAAGGATGAGGGACATCTCCGCCATGCTCTGGCGGTGGAGGCCTGTATGCGCCACTTTGCCTGTAAGGCTGGGGAGGACGAGGACCTTTGGGGAGTTGTGGGCTTGCTCCACGATCTGGATTGGGAGATGGTAAGCCAGGAGCATCCAGAAAAACACACCGCCGTGGCAGCTGAGATTTTGGAGAAAGAGGGGTATCCTGAAGAGATCGTTCGGGCGATTCAGTCCCACGGGTGGGGCATCTGTTCCGATGTTGAGCCCCGGTCAACTATGGAGAAGACCCTTTATACGGTAGATGAGCTCACCGGTCTTATCATGACCTGCGCGCTGGTCCGGCCCAGTCGATCTCTCTCGGACCTGACAGTCAAGTCCGTGAAAAAAAAGTGGAAGGACAAGCGGTTCGCTGCTGGCGTAGATCGGAAGTTGATCGAACGGGGGGCTGCGATGATGGACATTGAGATATCGGAGCTCATCGGCGAGGTCATCCAGGCAATGTGCCCTGTCCAGAGCCATCTGGGGCTCCAGGAGACCAACGGTGACTGA